The sequence GAAATGGTGGAGCGGAAGGGATTCGAACCCTCGACCCCCGCGATGCGAAGGTGGTGCTCTCCCAGCTGAAGAGCCACTCTGATGCGCCGTGGGCCTGCGGGCGGCGGTCAGGCGCTCGGTTCCGCGGCGGGCGGCCACGGTCCGCCTGGCGGCCAGGTTCCTTCGCGCCGGGTGGCCTCGCGCACGTCGCCGAGCACCGGGGACAGGAACGCGGAAAGCGCTTGCGCGAACTCGACTCCTGGATCGGTGGCCAGGGTGAGTCCCGCGCGTCGGGCAAAGGCCCTAACCTGGACAGGACGCGAGGGATTCTCCCAGTAGGCCGCCGTCAGTCCTAGCGGCTCCTCTTCCGGAATCGGCGTGTGCCGTCTATCGAACGTCCTGCGAATAGCCTCGGTGAGGGTCGCCCGATCGAATTCGAAGTGGCTCGCCAGATGGTGCAGATCGAAGAAGTCCTTGATGCGGCTGTTGCGGTCGCCGAGGACGACCATGGCCTCGAGCTTCTCTGCAACGACGGCCTCGCGCGGGTAGGCCAGAATCCGGGGTGGGGGAAAGTCGAGCAGGGCCGGATACAGAAACGACCGGGCCGCAGGCCAAACCGAGTCACCGAGTCCCATGTCGATCTGCAGGGTCAGCCGCGCGGTGCCGCAATGTGCCATGAGGGTCACTCTCGTGCCGGCGTACTCGTCCTCGGCGCGGATCGGCTCGATCCGAATGGCGCCAGCGTCGAAGACGATGCCGTCCGGTTCCGCCGCAACCCCGCAGATCGCCTCCACGTCGCGGCGGATGGCCGCCTGCGAGCCATCGCCCTGGCGCAGGAGATCGAGATCCCGCGTAGCTCGGTAGGGCTGATCCGACCAGA is a genomic window of Thermoanaerobaculia bacterium containing:
- a CDS encoding nucleotidyl transferase AbiEii/AbiGii toxin family protein, which gives rise to MSGGRSNLPASVAARLLHRARESGDVYQTLLTSFCFERFLYRLGKSEARERFVLKGAMLLRLWSDQPYRATRDLDLLRQGDGSQAAIRRDVEAICGVAAEPDGIVFDAGAIRIEPIRAEDEYAGTRVTLMAHCGTARLTLQIDMGLGDSVWPAARSFLYPALLDFPPPRILAYPREAVVAEKLEAMVVLGDRNSRIKDFFDLHHLASHFEFDRATLTEAIRRTFDRRHTPIPEEEPLGLTAAYWENPSRPVQVRAFARRAGLTLATDPGVEFAQALSAFLSPVLGDVREATRREGTWPPGGPWPPAAEPSA